From the genome of Rhinatrema bivittatum chromosome 11, aRhiBiv1.1, whole genome shotgun sequence:
GGTTAGCTTGGCGAGGAATGAGAGGTTTGATATAGGGCGGTAGTTGCTTAGGTTGCtagggtcaaggttcttttttaggatgggttttatGGTAGCGATTTTTAGTTTGTCTGGTAATTCTCCTTCTAatgatttgtttataattgcTGCGATTGTTGGGGAGATGgtttgggagatttattttagtGAAAGCTTTGGTATGATGTCAAGATCGTGATGGGCTGTGTTTAATGACTTGATTAGCTTCTCCGTTTCAGTGATTGAAATAGTTTCAAAATTGGCCAGGGTGTGATGTCTTTGTAATTCAGTTGAGAGTTCTTGTTTGTGGTCGTGGTTATTTTATCTgatattttgctgattttatttttgaacaatgtgagatcttggcttaggttttttttaggGAGAGAGTTGTTCATTATGTTGAAGAGGGATTTCGGGTTATTTGAGGAATTCaatatttttttactgtagtattctttctttgatttgtttatcAAGCTTTTATAGAAGGCAAGGTGGGTACGGTATCTTTCAAGGGTTGGTTGACATTTGGTTTTtcaccattctttttcttttcgtCAGCGAGGGTCTCCACAGCTTTGCAGGGCGGCTgattggaagtcgttgcacacctttttgccagacattaccgtttggatttTCAGACTCAGGATCCCATGGGCTTTGGTGAACGTGTACTTCAAgcgggactctcacagtcccaccctgtttagggaagctttggtacatcccatgagtctggactgatctgggttcgtacagggaaaggaaatttggctcttacttgctaattttcattcctgtagtaccacagatcagaccaGAGTCCTGCCCATTGAGGGGTAGAGGAATGGAGAGTCTGCTCAATCTGTTCTGTTGTAAATAGACTGAAGAGGGGCACAGGTTTCTGCTGTTTTTCTTATTGAAAAAGATTGTTCCCATTAAGGGATTTTTTCCACATCCTTCTGCTTGTTTGGAGGAAAGGATTATagatgggggggggtggggggatgggatgTGTGTTTTAGATGTAGTTATCTTGGCTTGGggacaggtcaatactgagggactgcaggtgccaCTGCAGGTTCTGTGGCAGTCTCACtgaagctttctctgtctccatctgctggaggggaggcaaaacctagaagtctggactgatctgtggtaccacgggaatgaaaattagcaggtaagaaccacattttctttttgtgcatataaatttatttttctttctagaTTTATTTGGACCTTGCCAGGAATGGATATTTCCTCCTATCATTCCCACCTTTTGCAGCAGCTGGATGAGCAGCGCAGGCAAGACTTATTCTGTGACTGTAATATTGTGGTTGAAGGGAAGATCTTCAAAGCCCATCGAAATGTGCTCTTTGCCAGTAGTGGCTACTTCAAAATGTTGCTTTCTCAGAGCTCAAGAGAAGCTGTTAAGCTGACAACAGCCACCTTTGAAGTCTTTGCCCCAGACACTTTCAAGGTCATCCTGGACTTTGTGTATTCAGGCAAGTTATCACTTACTGGCCAAAACGTGATTGAAGTCATGTCAGCTGCCAGTTACCTGCAGATGACAGATGTCATTAGTGTCTGTAAGACATTCATTAAGTCTTCGTTGGACATTAGTGAGAAAGAAAAGGATCGTTTTTTTAGCCTCTCTGACAAAGATATGAATAGTAATGGTGCTGATCGTTCATGCTTGTATGGTGTAGGCTGGGGAGCAGAAAGCAGTCCTCCATGTTCCCATCTGGCTACTGAGGTAGGAGCATGCATGGTGGGTGGAAGTTCTTGGAATAATTATAATTATTACCAGACTTCTCAAAGGAACAGCCTACAGCAAGTAGCAAAACGAGAACAAGGGCATGATTCCGTTAAGAAGCGCCTAAGACTCGTAGACCTGTCAGAGTCCTCCGACAGCCCCCATTTCAAAGCAAGAAAAAGTGGGGATGGTGCTGGGAGTGGTAGAGCACCAGAGCCAAAAAAACATTTCCTGCAGTCTGAGGAGCCGATGCAGCTAGATGCAGATGTTGACCTACAAGCTGGGTATCAGCATGCTCTCGGGCCAGAAGTGATGGCGAGGAGCTGGATAATGAATCAGCACCAGCATGAATCCTGTGGCTCTGCGATGAAGTGCAAGTCTTCCACAGCTGATGAACTGTATGCCACCATGCCCACTATCTTAGGGGTTGTGGGTGGCTGGAGTGAAGGTAAGAGCATCCATGCCATACTTTGTGGAGCTGGAATGGAGCTAAGAGGGAGTGAATATGTCCACACCCTATGCTCTGCAGCTGCATGGGGAAAAATTAGTGGCTGAATTTTTTGAAAAgaagtaaaaagaaaacagaaatcctaACCCTATTAGGATTGCATTGCGCTAGCATTTAAGTAAGCACAGTTATTCTGTTTTTCAATTTTACAATAAAACTTTCAGGAAAAGGAATATTTAGCATTTTGAGTCTGCTGAAcaagttttcctttttaaaactCAGTAAAGTTAACTGGAAGTATtttgatacagtacagtgtggaAATCCAGAGCTGCTAACATGAACATAGAGGTTGCCTGAGGACTTTTAGTCTTCACTGTTAGCTGCTCTGTAATCACTTGTTAGATTCTATACAGGGCCAATAGTAACAGATTCATCTTGTATTCTCTTTCACTGGAAGGGTAACACCTTCAAACTTTGTTCCTATTTATCCCAGTCTTGTACAGTGAGAACATCTCAATGACAGCTGTAGGCTGCACGATTAGGTGGGTTAATCTCTGTAAATTAACAAGTGTCTCAGTCCATTAACTTGGACAGACAGGTTTCTCTTTCGAGTAGTAAACGTGCATTTATCTTTCAGCATCCTATAAACTGATAGGCTGGCTGTACAAATAACTACCCTCCACCTGTCTCATTTgcacttttagggatgtgcatttgttatatCTGTACCTCACTGACTTTCTAGTACAGGCAGGAAAATGGACAGTATACCtgtatctcattattaaaaatacacgcTTACTCTCCATTTCCTGCCTGTACTAGAAAgtcagcagtgtgtgtgtgcacccaTCAAAACTGACAtgattaatgcacatccctaatgggtggTGGACCATGAATATTGTACCAGTCTAAGAGCAACCTTGGATTTGGGAGTGTGATATTGTGTATTTCTCGCAAGCATATTTGCTTGCTTTCTGAATGTGGCTCTACTGGTTGCTGCAAACTGACCTTCCTCAGCGGGAATTCTGGCTCTGGGCTGAGGGCAAGTTAAAATAAGACTGGTTCATGGTATAAAGCCTGACTTTAGAAACAACTCCTCTCTCCCCTATGCTTTTAACTTGCTTTACATCTAGTTTCCTTCGTTTAAATAGTTACCAAACATGTTTTGTGCAGACGATGTGCCCCGGATGAGATTCAAGTGTCCGTTTTGCACGCACATGGTGAAACGGAAGGCAGACCTGAAGCGGCACTTACGCTGTCACACAGGGGAGCGGCCGTACCCGTGCGAGGCATGTGGAAAACGATTCACCAGACTTGAGCATCTGCGCAGTCACTTTCGCACGGTGGGTATCTCGGAGCAAGACACATTCCCCAGAACAGGCAAAGgtttctccttttatttattataaGGATAGGAGGCTTTGCACCTGCTTGAAAACAGAATGCCACTGTCAATATTTTGTGCCCCGAGCTGAAAGGAGCCATTGTATATCTGagcatcagaaaatccattgCGAAAcacaggaggctgctgctgctgggggaggaTGGTGGAGAGGCAGCGGATGCATTTCGCATGGTTGAGATGCCTGTTATGGCCACTCactgggaggagcagggatgctTCCTTGTTGCAGGACAGGGTGCAGACTTCTCCGCGTCATCGTTGCAGGAacgttgcacatttgtgcacggAGCACTGGTTTACAGGTAGCTGGGCTAAGGGTCAAGCACAGGTGGTTGTGTTTCTTTAAATCCTTCTTCCAATCTCATATACTCTTTGTATGCGAGAGGACTCTTATAACCCCAAGCATTTTCTGCCTCTTGCATGGGAGTAGACTGAAAAGCCTGAGCAGTGGGAAGGAGCGCGGCCCTTTCCTGCCCAGAGATCGACCTAAGGGCTTTGCTCGTTCCTCTTTAACAGTCTTGttttcttctgtgcagattcaTCAGGCGGGTAAGCCGGTGTGTCGGAAATGCAAACGGCACGTGAGCGAGCTGACTGGGCAGGTGGTGCAGGAGGGCACCCGGCGCTATCGGCTGTGCAATGAATGTTTGGCCGAAGCAGGGGTGGACAGCATTCCAATAGAGGATGaagacgaggaggaggaggaggaggaggaggacgggcCACCCCTTGTGTTTTCACCTGagccagaggaggagaaggattcCAGGTGGCACTTTGAGGAGCACAGGTCGGATGCAGGGATAGTGGAGGAGGACTCTTCTGACTTGGTCATCCAGCAAGTGGATGACAGCGAAGATGAAGTGGAAGCAAAGGACCTAAAGCCGCACATTAGCGAGCTGGAAACAGAGCGGAACCCGCAAATGTAAGCTCCAGCCGGACACATCCATGAGGGTTCATAGAGAAGAAATGGCTGTTAACACCCGAGGAGGAGGATCCCTTTTTCTGGAGGCAAAGAGCAATAGGGAGTACTTAAATATGGGTGGCATTCTCCTTCCCAGCGCACTTCACGGTTTCTTTCTTTGCAGTGAGGCACAAGAGAACTTTCCTGGAAAGGTGGGTTAGAGAGGAAAGGGCAGGGCTCGCTCTTTAGCCACCTGTGGATTGTTCAGCAGCTCTTAGACAGGGACAAGGCCCAAAATGTATTCAGGTCAGAGGCAGCAAGGGCACGTCCATGCTTCATGCTGGCCAAAATGTAAAGAACAGGAAGCACCTGAAATCCTTCTGCGAGTTTCCAGCCCTAATAACTTGTGTTTCAGTGTCCTGGCTCCACCACCTTTTCGGGATGTAGCAGAGGGAATGATGCTGACTGGGCATCCCAGAAATTAACCCCCTGCTTCCTTATAATGTAAATTTGGAAGGTTTCAGGCCTGCTGGAGGGCTCTCCCCTTAGTTCTGGTCTGGAGAAGCAGCAGAGGTGAACGGGGCCAGTGTGAGGCAATCTCAGTGCTCCGGCCGAAGACcaattgtattgaaaaaaaaaaagatggaggcaaagactgaagaggaGGCTTGAGCAGAAGGGGGAAACCATCTCATTATGTACGCAGCCTCACATTTGTAGCAAACCATGGCAGGGGGAGAGTGAAGCAGCCTTGCTGGTGTTCCCACCTTCTGCATTTAGTGTAGGCTGGCGGGAGGAGGACGCATGCTGCTTGCTTGTCATGGAACCTAAGCTGTCGCCACCATAAACTGCTCATTTGATTGGGCTGGAGAGATTCCAGTCTTTCAAGTTAAAACTAATTTAATACCCAGCCCATTTATTATAAAGATCACTGAACAATTCTCCTTTCCAGTTCACAGCATTGATCTCGAAAGGTTTAAGACTAAATTCTGAGTCTGTGTTCCAGGAAATTGTCCTCATCTTCCAGCTCCAGCACAGCTTCAGCTGTTTAATGAATTAGAAGTTgattcattttggttttcttctaaGGATCTTCACTACAGATAATTCCAGATGGGAGTGCGCTGTAAGCAGCCAACGGTACTAAGATCCCCGAATGTAAAAGGTCTTTCCTTTGTATTGGCTCACTTCACATCTTTGTAATAAAATTACCATTAAATGAAGCTCTGGTGAGAAAGGACATTGCCTGGTTACAGCAGCCACCGTCCGCACTGAAGTTAGTTCCCTTTGTGCAAGGAGCAGCATCGAGGCAGGGGGTCACCCCCTGCTCCTGAAAACTTTGCAAGAACACACACGAGAGCTTCATCGGCTTCTGTGCCAGCAGATTGCAGCGGGTGGGGCTCTTACAGAGTGGCAGGACTTCCCCACTGATTTGTAATAAGTACAATTCTGCTTTCAATAAATCACCACATTCACTATTTTTCAAACACAGATCAGGTACAATCGAGTTTGTCAGCTGTTGTGTGGCTTAGGCGGCAGCTTCATCAGTCTGATTGCTATTGACACTGCAGGACTTGGGTGTGAGGGATGGAGGTGGATGTGGGCCAGGGGTTGGTGGTGCTTAGAGCAGTGACTTCCCCTCCCATCTCTGGGCAGCCGAAGGTTCAGTGAgcccctgccccagcacagacAGCCAGGAGGAGGGGTGTGTGAGTGTACTCAGAGCATGGCAGGGTGATCCTTCCTAAAGGCGGCAGCAGATCTGATCAAACATTAGGACAAGTGAAACTGAAGCCAGGCTCCTGTGCGCTGCTGTCTATTCCTCCACTAGGAGAAAGGGCACCCCCAACGCAGGCTAAAATAAAAACCAGCAACCGAAGAGCCAGGGCTGCTTGTAACCTGGTGTAAATATTATAGGCAGGGACGCCCCCACGCCACGGCGAGAGcgtgcagcagcagctgctggatTTTCCTACATCACCCCCTCTACGCTGGTTCTTTTCTCCATGGCTGATTGACTGAGAACAAGGCAGGAAGATACTGCTGGGTACAGAGTAGGAGAGTTTGTCTTATGCACATCACGTTGGGACCGTTTACATTAAACCAAAACAGCTTATTTAGACAGAATGGTGAGTCAAAAATTATCAGAAATGCACTGTACAAGGGAAGAAGCAATAAGATAGGCCATGTCTgcctttatttttaaaacattttaatccTACAAGGGACAGTAATAAAACAGGGACCAGGCTattgaaggaagggaagaagcatTCAGGCAAGCACCAGCTCCTCCTATTCAATACACAACAGCCTGGAAGCAGCCACTTGCATATCCTGGAGTGAGGGTCAGGCCCCTGTTTGGGGAGAGAAAACTATTGCTTCAGGGGGACATGAGCAGCTCAGGCACTGTCCTAGGTCTCCCCCCCCTCATTAAATATCAATAATAACAAAAACTTCGGGCTTCTCTCCTTCAGAGACCTGCATTGCAGAATAGGTTATTGCCTTAACCTCTGTGCCCTAGGAATAAGAGAGTTTACATCAGCAACTGACAGGGTACAGGAGAGAAAGGACTCGGACGGAGGTCTCATTACTTACCTGGGGGTGTTTGGATAAATTGAACTCCTCTCCCCacctttatggaaaaaaaaaaaaagggagaactgTAGTCACTTCACAGGAAGCTGCTAACCTTTCCCAGAAGGTGGCATATAAAATCCCTTTGGAGAGCAAGGCCATGTATACACCCTCTCCACAGGAGGATGGGTCACATCCAGCTTTATGTCAAACAGGGTGGCTCAGTCACTTCTACCCCTGCTGGTGACCGGGCATGACCTCTGGAAGTCCCCCAGGAAACAAAACACTCACCCAATGGAACGTATCTTGTGATTCATTCGATCAATGTGAAGAACTTTTATCTCCtggacaggggaaaaaaaaaaaaaaaaaaatcagcaaattaAAAAGTTTTGCATCTCTCATGCCCACAGCAcattacaggccgattcagtaaaggtCACGGAGAGCACGCGCAGAGGCCACTCTCccgtgtgcgcgattcagtatttaaatcaGGGCCCGCGGGAAAgagaggcgccagggacactagcgcgtccctagcgcctgccagcgagtttgacagccgacgtccCTTCTCAAACCGCAAGcagattttaaattaattttttttttttttttactttgtggcCTCCGATATGACCATGATATTAAgttactttcccggtgcccgaagtaATTAGCGCCGgcctttgggtaagcgctaatttctgaaagtaaaatgtgtggcttggctgcacattttacttagtgaatcgcacgggaataactaataaggccatcagcgtgcatttgcatgttgcgggtgctattagtttcaggggggggggggggggggccgaagctCGTTAATGCGCTGGAACGCACTGTACTTTATCGGCCTGTTAATGTCATCAGTTACATGTGCCAGGCAAAAACTTTGCAAGGCGCATGTGATAAGACTGACAGGAGGAGAGGTGCAGAACTCTTACCCTAGGTACGAAGAACTGTTCTGCACTGAATTTATAAAGCCACTCATCCAAAAAGTGGAAGAGGAGAGAAAGCATGTCGTGCCCTGTGGAGTAGAAAGACAAGACAATTCTCTGCAGGTGAATGAGAAAAGCAGCACCATGATCATACTGCTGTGCTGAACGGGTATCATTTTCACTTATCAAAGGCCGTGTAATAGAAAATCCAGCACTGGCCTACTGGAATCTGTTCAGACAATGCCCTTTGCATGCTGGGATGAGGCTCCCGGGAAGCCTCACTTTAACCTTACTTTCTACACCATTTTCAAGTTCATTCTTCCTCTGTGACTCTGAGGTTAGAGGGTAGAATCAGCAACTGGTCCTGAAAATGAGTGACAAATTAACTTCTAAAGcaggcttcccaaatctgtcccggggaccccccagccagtcaggtccccaggacaggtttgggaagccctgtatcCATGGAAGGTGCACGGTGCTACTCTTCTCTCATTCCAACCTTTTGTTTTGGCTGCTACTTATTCGGAACAAAATGTGCCCAAGCTTTTGAGGGCACTGACGTTCCGCCTTCAGCCCAGTCACATCTGAAGGACCTACAAAGTCTCCAGAAATGTTCGATAACCTATAAAACTTCTCTTGGACCAGTGCAGGTACTGAAGCTTCATGAGTTACTGATCAGCAGAGAGAAGGCTTAGTAAAGCCCTGCTGAAGAGCTTCCCTCTTTTGGGCAGCCTAGGATACATCTTACACAATCCTTGGGAAAGGCATTGGTTTCCGCTGGGACTCACCTACAACTGCCACAGTTCACAACATGGTTTTAACTTCTTACCTTCTGCTATCACCTCTACAGTATCCAGGGGTTCAACAATCTCAATATCTGTAATGTATCCAAACATGGCCATGGCGCACTGCTGGAAAGCTTCCTCCAGTGTATCACCCCAGGCAtgtaacctgcagggagagggAGGTGCCATGAAGACATCATGCAGAGATGAGGAGAGGGATAATCAGAAGTCTGCAAATGAAATACTCACTGCACATCTGCTGTGTGATCCAGATCTGAGGGCAGCAAAGAGAAAAGGTGGATCAGGTTGCTCACAGTAAGTATCGGCAGGATATGTCTTTGCCCCACCCCAGAATTAAAGCAGTGATGCTGGGCTATGGAAGAATGAAGCAATGGGAACTAAGTCACTGGCCATGTCGGCTGCTGCTCGCCATTAATTGCTCCGTCCAGTTTGGGTGTGGTTTGCTACCCAGAAAAAGTTAGCAAGGTGGCACCTGCTCATACTAAAGTCAGGACTGTCTCCAGGCTTTTACGGCCATACTAATTACAACAATGAATAAATAAGGAAGGGTCAGAAGCTGCCTGTGGATATTGGAAGGTATGAACCAGCAGAAAGGTATCTGAGATTTAGAGGCCAAACTGCTTAATAAGATGGTTTGAATACAGGTGTTAAGCTTCAGCTTCTGATATACCCGTGGGCATTAAACCCAAATGTTTTACAGGCC
Proteins encoded in this window:
- the ZBTB8A gene encoding zinc finger and BTB domain-containing protein 8A isoform X1, producing MLQCPFNSVPSPRAFLCNTHVTEALLFLSRSGQRPRPGKQRCMHSTGQSRSGGVMGFIWTLPGMDISSYHSHLLQQLDEQRRQDLFCDCNIVVEGKIFKAHRNVLFASSGYFKMLLSQSSREAVKLTTATFEVFAPDTFKVILDFVYSGKLSLTGQNVIEVMSAASYLQMTDVISVCKTFIKSSLDISEKEKDRFFSLSDKDMNSNGADRSCLYGVGWGAESSPPCSHLATEVGACMVGGSSWNNYNYYQTSQRNSLQQVAKREQGHDSVKKRLRLVDLSESSDSPHFKARKSGDGAGSGRAPEPKKHFLQSEEPMQLDADVDLQAGYQHALGPEVMARSWIMNQHQHESCGSAMKCKSSTADELYATMPTILGVVGGWSEDDVPRMRFKCPFCTHMVKRKADLKRHLRCHTGERPYPCEACGKRFTRLEHLRSHFRTIHQAGKPVCRKCKRHVSELTGQVVQEGTRRYRLCNECLAEAGVDSIPIEDEDEEEEEEEEDGPPLVFSPEPEEEKDSRWHFEEHRSDAGIVEEDSSDLVIQQVDDSEDEVEAKDLKPHISELETERNPQM
- the ZBTB8A gene encoding zinc finger and BTB domain-containing protein 8A isoform X2, which gives rise to MDISSYHSHLLQQLDEQRRQDLFCDCNIVVEGKIFKAHRNVLFASSGYFKMLLSQSSREAVKLTTATFEVFAPDTFKVILDFVYSGKLSLTGQNVIEVMSAASYLQMTDVISVCKTFIKSSLDISEKEKDRFFSLSDKDMNSNGADRSCLYGVGWGAESSPPCSHLATEVGACMVGGSSWNNYNYYQTSQRNSLQQVAKREQGHDSVKKRLRLVDLSESSDSPHFKARKSGDGAGSGRAPEPKKHFLQSEEPMQLDADVDLQAGYQHALGPEVMARSWIMNQHQHESCGSAMKCKSSTADELYATMPTILGVVGGWSEDDVPRMRFKCPFCTHMVKRKADLKRHLRCHTGERPYPCEACGKRFTRLEHLRSHFRTIHQAGKPVCRKCKRHVSELTGQVVQEGTRRYRLCNECLAEAGVDSIPIEDEDEEEEEEEEDGPPLVFSPEPEEEKDSRWHFEEHRSDAGIVEEDSSDLVIQQVDDSEDEVEAKDLKPHISELETERNPQM
- the ZBTB8OS gene encoding protein archease isoform X3, whose product is MAMFGYITDIEIVEPLDTVEVIAEGHDMLSLLFHFLDEWLYKFSAEQFFVPREIKVLHIDRMNHKIRSIGWGEEFNLSKHPQGTEVKAITYSAMQVSEGEKPEVFVIIDI
- the ZBTB8OS gene encoding protein archease isoform X2, translating into MDERYYDLTEEQRTIKAKYPAVTKKYEYLDHTADVQLHAWGDTLEEAFQQCAMAMFGYITDIEIVEPLDTVEVIAEGHDMLSLLFHFLDEWLYKFSAEQFFVPREIKVLHIDRMNHKIRSIGWGEEFNLSKHPQGTEVKAITYSAMQVSEGEKPEVFVIIDI
- the ZBTB8OS gene encoding protein archease isoform X1, giving the protein MDERYYDLTEEQRTIKAKYPAVTKKYESQHHCFNSGVGQRHILPILTVSNLIHLFSLLPSDLDHTADVQLHAWGDTLEEAFQQCAMAMFGYITDIEIVEPLDTVEVIAEGHDMLSLLFHFLDEWLYKFSAEQFFVPREIKVLHIDRMNHKIRSIGWGEEFNLSKHPQGTEVKAITYSAMQVSEGEKPEVFVIIDI